The genomic interval GTTTCTCCTGCCAGGGGTAAAATTTTCACTTTCTAAAAAGACGACTTCTTAGTAAGGGTGAGTTAGCATAATTTGCTGATTTATGAAACCTGCTGTATCATGGCAGTGGCCTAGaaaacttatttaaaatgcattaatagAATACCCGTTGCCTGCCCCATTCTTGATTCCCTCCACCAAAGGAGCCGgaatgcaggtttttttaatgtttagtcAAGCGCAAGATCTCCGTGCTGTTTGTTAAATCTAGTTCTCGTGTTTTGCAGATTCTCTTGATCTGAAGATGGCTGCACAGTCAGCACCGAAGGTTGTGCTAAAGAGCACCACCAAGATGTCTCTGAACGAGCGGTGAGGAAGCCAACAGCAGCTTCAGCTcataagaaatttttttacttaattatcACTGTCCGGTGTCCAAAAACCAACGTGGTTTCTGCCCTCTTTTAACCTCACTAAAACAAGCAGATGGCTATGCACCTCTGTCTTAAACTGCAACAAATGTGGTACGCAAGGTTAAAAGGGCAAGTGTTTTGGAGAAATTTATCCATAGCAGTTAATATTAAACTATTCAACACATAAATATGGTGGGATGTGTTATAACGAAAGAGAGAAACCTCACAccctccctttttcttccacaTGTTTTTACATTTATATAGTTGACGCTGCAGCGTGGTAGCATGTTACCTAAGCTGCAGCAGGCTTGCTGCTTTGTCCGAGGCAGACACACGTGCATGTGGTCTGGCCTGTAAGAGGCATGCAGCAGGCCATTAAACAAGCCCGAAGGCCCTTTAACAATGTTTTGGGCCTTGTAAGAGGCAAATGCTTTGCTtcatctccatctctctctttccttgatttctttatttcttctgtttttccatgcCATTGAGCTTTTGCGGTTCTACAGTGACAACTAACAGCGGTGCTCCAGTTATGTTTCACTTCCTTACTAATCGCTCTTGGATTAACTATGTTAGTATCATTGAACCAGGGATCAAGGGAGCCATTTGTGTGCAGTTCCTGCTCTAGCGAGTGCTGCGGTGAGCTGTGGCCTGAACCGGTGCTCGGAGCTTACCCCAGGGAAGAGGAGTGGTGAGGTGCAGTGCAGGGAAGGTTTGCTGGCCTGTTTCATTTTGGTCAGTCCATATTCCTCATCtgtaagtgttttcttttgcagttttgtgTAGCTCCCGGGACACAGCAGAAAGCTGATGGGTTGCTGCTAAGGAGGCTTGCCATCTTGCTGTATGTTCTGCTCCTGTATAGCTCTTAAAGACAGAAGGTTCTTTGTGCACCAAAGAAATTGCCCAGTGAACTGTTTTTATAAGTGAGCGCACTTGGGTGGTGGCATTTCTTACGGCACCAGTTCTGTGGTGCGCCAGAGGCACACTGGTCTCTTCTCAGGGCGATGCCTTTTGTAAAGCTGCCTTCTGGCATTGagcttttaaacagttttctCAGATCTTTGAGGGTTAATTTGGCTTTTGCAGTCatatttcagtttgcttttctgtttctgtgatgtCTTCTCCCATCTGTCATGATCATCTCTGCTTATTGCTTGTTTTCATTCCTTCTGCCATTTCTAAAATCAGTAACCTAAAGCTTTATCACTTCTGAATTAATATACAACATCATTTCCGAGTTTCCAGTTCCTGCACACTTGTGGAAAACAAGGAATACATAATCACATATGATGTGACCTAAGTACCACTCTTTACGTAAGGTTCATGGGATCTGGAGATCCAATCTTGAGAACCATGAAATGCCAATAAATGTATGtaataaagctttatttaaaCACCCATTTTATTCGACCTTGAAGCTTTACTAACATGCTGAAGAACAAACAGCCGATGCCAGTGAATATTCGGGCTaccatgcagcagcagcagcagctagccAGTGCCAGAAACAGAAGACTGGCCCAGCAGATGGAGAACAGACCTTCTGTCCAGGCTGCTTTGAAGCTTAAACAGGTGAGAGAAAGTGGCGTATTCCGGGGCAGCCCGTTGATGCCTGTCACCAGCAGATGGCTTATCGGGATATGGTGGATTTTGAAAAATGCTCCTGAGAGTTAAAAATGAGAGACCTAGAAGGGACTTGCAGAAAATCCCACTTTTTACTTCAGATAAGTAATCCTTTGTAACTTCCTGGTTAATGTTACtgagttgggggggaggggaggggggggggtgtgctgGCTGTTCATATCTCCTCTctattttttcagagaaatgttCTCATTCTGGGTTTCTGGATCTGCCGAGTGCTTCATCTCGCAATCTAGCTGCAGTTACAATTGCTGCAGATTGTTACCAGTACTTACTATCCAGTTGAGACTGGTTGCTCCCATCCCCAACTCTACCCTCTCTTGGTCCTCTCCCTTGATAGCATCTGGCTGCGAGGAACAGATGAACAAACTGATTTTTTGATTGCTTGCGAATGCTAGAACGTGGGCCTGGATTTAAGGCGTAGTGTTGCGTTCTCCTCATATAAAGAGTCTCTTTATCATTTCACATGTCAGTGATGAGTACTACAGATGACGGTGTGTTCCTCAAATTGCCTTCTGTTGGTAGAGCAGAAAACCTAAGCAAACATGCTAGATTTTGATTTCTCCGCTGCAGTCAATGTGCTTCTCCATAACTCTGGACTTACGGAAGGGGCAGGGGGCAAAATCTAGCTACGACAGAAACCTCAATAACATACAGAAGTGAGCTGTTTGTCTAGGGCCTGCTCACTGTCAGACTGTAGGGGCTTTTGCAAGTTTTAAAGCTTATGTTTAAATGGGAAGGCTGGTAAGATTAGCTTAAAATGTATGTGTAAGGCACAAATTGAAACCTGTGGGGTAGTGCTACACAGCTGTGCAGCGAGTTCAAATGACGGCAGTGCATGACTTGGCTACAGCAGTAGTTAAACATAATTCTGTGCGTTATCTCACACTTGAGGAGAAAGCCCTGGCAATTTCTTAGCTGAGCTGCCTCACCAAATAGCTGGAATACTTAAACCTGCCACACATGCTAACATTCGGGGCTCACTCTCTGATAAAGAGGAATGCAGCTGCTTTTTAAGATCTCTTGAGACTTCTGTTGTAAAAACAGACTGTGGTGCCAGTTAGCCTCGCAGAGCTTGTAAACAAAAGCTCTGGAAGTGGTAGTCtaaattgttttctgcttaaaataaaaaaagcttgaaGAGTTAAGAATTTCACAAGTGGTAAGTGAAACTGGATTGAAAACAAGAAGTTTCTGCTTGCTGAATTGAGGTGCCACAGAGGAACAGGGAAGAACTGGTCTTTTGGCTTCGCTCTTAAACccatttgatttttatgttgGGCATAGGTGTACTTTCGTGGTCTTCTGGAATCAAATGCTGCAAGGGAGGGCCCACGGAAGGGCGTTGTAGGGAAATTGGGAAACCTGGTTTATGTTGGGTTGCTCTTCAAAGATTGCAAGTTGCTCTGGAAGTTGATGTGGTGACTGGATTTTCACAAGTACTATACTTGGTATCACCAGGAGCTTTTCTGATCCTTCTGGATGTGCTGGGGAGCATTGATCCCAGTGATGGCTCACCTGTGCTTCAGAAAGGACTTCCCTAAACTCCTGCGGAGCACTGCTTGTGCTAGATTCACGGGTTTGTGTTTTGCATCCTCTGCATCTGAGTGCACAAGTGTTTACGTAaacctgctgtgctttttttaatgtaaaaaacatCTGTACTGACTGTGGTTCTAGCCGTGCATTTACTTAGTAGCTGGAGCAGACCAAGGTGCTACCCGAGGTAGAGCAGAAGGGCGAGCACTCTTAGGCTGTCTCAGTGCAAAGTCCAGCAGCTTATCTTAAACTCTCATGGTAAGTGACATAAACGAATAATTGGGTGTGGAACATACACATGCTTTCTCATTCCTTTCTGCCAGCGTGGCTGGGCAAAAGAGAGAGCCTAATATTTTAGGCTGCTATGGCTGTTGGAAAAATGATTGACTATCTAAACTCTGAGGCAGTAAAACTTGAAATCTTACTACAGCTACAGAAGAGACTGATTTTAGAGGAACGAATTCAGCTGTCCGCAAACTTGGGTCAAGTAGACAAGCAATAACTTTAAGCAACTCTTGGAACCTGTAGTAAAATGCAGCCTTTATGGCTGCTCCCATCACCTTACCTTCTTAGGGCCAAGAGCTCTTGTTCCTGAGACAAGTGTGAAGGTTCCCACTGTTGCTTCTTAGCTCCTTGTAGGGTTCAGCAGTGCCTACAGAAGCTCTAGCCTGCTCTGTGGGGACCGAATTGGTACCAGTGCGTGTTAACAACACTGGGATGTAAATTGGCTGTTCAGCTGTTGCTTCATGAGCAGTTGAGTCGTCTCTGCAGCAGTTCTGGCATAGGCATTTGAGGACAGGAGCTGCTACGGCTGGCCCGAGGGAAGCCAGCTCTGTCTGTGAAATGGAGTCTGGTGGCTGGACATatgacatgggggggggggggtggggggggagggaaccaCTTCAAAAGCCAGATACACAAAGATGActattttgctgttgttctggTGAGGGTAAATTTTATTCAGTATCATTTTCTTTTCGTAGTATAGATGGAAAAGTTGGTGCTTTTCCTAGCTGTTGCCTTAGTCTGTGTGGAAGCCTAGCCAGGATGGGGCAGTAGGAATGATATCCGTGGCATGTGGCTCCACAGATGTCGCTTGCTCTGCGGAGGTAGGTTAGGCTTGTGCCACAGCAGGAGTAGTTGCTTTCTATCTCGGGGATTTGCTTGGACTGCCACCTTCCAGCAGGAAGGATTAGTGGGCTGCCTTGTGGATTAAGTGTCTGCTTTGATTTGGACCGAGCAGCACtgctaaaaatggagaaaaatatttccttccaaaTCTGCAAACTTTCTTGTCTCTGTACAAACACTTGCTTCCAGGAAAGGGCTCTGTTCTCTGTCTGACCTTCACAAATTATCCCTCCCAAAGCAGATTTGATTGTCTTCCTTTGAAGCTTGATTATATACTGCAGAGAGCTGGtgaccctctttttttttctttaaaaaaaaaaaaaaacaccacactaCTTTTATTGATAGGCGATTGCTATGCTGTTTGTGTTGCAAGTCTGAGATTGCTGCATGACTTTCTTGTTTCCTAAAAATCTTCTATTCCAGAAGAGCTTAAAGCAACGCCTCGGTAAAAGTAACATTCAGGCACGATTAGGCCGGCCGGCGGGACCCCTTGCTCGCGGAGCCATGGGAGGAAGAGGATTGTCTATGGGGCAGAGAGGCTTGCCACGAGGAGCCATGCGCGGTGGCCGGGGAGCAAGAGCTCTGCTGAGAGGAGGAGTCCCACTCAGAGGTCAGTACTGTGGCTGAACTGGAGTTGCTTACGTGTCAGCACCGCTGTCTTTTTGACAGCGTGACTCCGATTCTGTCGCTCGGCCTGAAAActaatttctttctgatttgaaTTCCCTTTCTCTACTGAAGGTCAGAGCCTGCTTCGTGGAGGACGAGGTAT from Aptenodytes patagonicus chromosome 26, bAptPat1.pri.cur, whole genome shotgun sequence carries:
- the CHTOP gene encoding chromatin target of PRMT1 protein isoform X2, whose translation is MAAQSAPKVVLKSTTKMSLNERFTNMLKNKQPMPVNIRATMQQQQQLASARNRRLAQQMENRPSVQAALKLKQSLKQRLGKSNIQARLGRPAGPLARGAMGGRGLSMGQRGLPRGAMRGGRGARALLRGGVPLRGQSLLRGGRGISPRMGLRRGGIRGRGGPGRGGLGRGAMGRGGLGGRGRGMAGRGRGGFGGRGRGRGRGRGSARPALTKEQLDNQLDAYMSKTKGHLDAELDAYMAQTDPETND
- the CHTOP gene encoding chromatin target of PRMT1 protein isoform X1 — protein: MAAQSAPKVVLKSTTKMSLNERFTNMLKNKQPMPVNIRATMQQQQQLASARNRRLAQQMENRPSVQAALKLKQKSLKQRLGKSNIQARLGRPAGPLARGAMGGRGLSMGQRGLPRGAMRGGRGARALLRGGVPLRGQSLLRGGRGISPRMGLRRGGIRGRGGPGRGGLGRGAMGRGGLGGRGRGMAGRGRGGFGGRGRGRGRGRGSARPALTKEQLDNQLDAYMSKTKGHLDAELDAYMAQTDPETND